AACGTGTCGTTAAAGGGACAGCCTTGTGTAGGTGACACAAAATCTTGGGTATCCAAGCTCCAAACTACATCGCCCGATAGATTGTATTCCACTATCTTGTCAAAGAGGTATTCTTCGCCCCCTATCGCTACAGACTCATATTCAAAGGTGAAAATCGTATCATTCACATGATTGTATTCGTATTCATGGTGCCCCCGAAAATCGAATCTAACGGTAGTATCGCGGTAATAGTCCCAGATAACAGATCCCTGAGGGGTGCCATACATGATTGCTGTGGCATTTATCCACTCTGCGGGGCAATCCGCCAAGTAGAAATTTGCGCCAATCTCTTTTTCAGCAATTGTGTAGCCTTCCATGTCCATGATGATGAGAAAGAGCTCCTTGTACCGAGTCTCTTCATCCATTCGTTGCAGCACCAGTAGATTGTATCCATTGAAAGCACCATCCTCATGGATGATCTCAAGTTCATCAGTAGGGACAACAGAATTTGAAGCAAAGTTCGGAAAAATTTCACTCCCGTTATTTGATTCGTTCCTTGGAGAGATTGTATACTCATCTTTTACGCATGCTGAATATTGGTAGGATCCTCCCACAGAAAGGGATACAGAAACCAGAAGAACAACAAGAATAGTGAAATTGTGTTTCTTCAGCTGAGTAAACATATGATACGATTTGGATGATTCCATTCCATGAGGGGCATTCATGCAATACAATACTCCGGGTAGGCAGCTGATTCAAAGAAGCGGTCACCTTAAGAGTATTGATAGGCCTTTGAAGGGGTAAATAGTGTTTGATCATGCACCCATTTTTTTGATGTATCCAGCATATCCAAGTAGTATTGGCATAAGATCTTTACCAAGAATGGTGTGTAGGGCACCTTGTGCAGCATCAAACTCCGAGTAGTTGATAGGGGAATCAGCACGGATGAAATCAGACCACAAGAGAAGAGCAACAGGATCCGATGTATGGTCTCTGACGCTGATTGGAGTGGTGTGATCACCCGTTACCGCGAGAACCAGCTGGTCACCAACAGCCTCTACAATATGCTCAACCATGCTATCCGCCTTCTCGATAGCAAGAATCTTCCGCTCTATGTCTCCATCATGTGCTGCATTATCGGTAGCCTTCAGGTGAACAAAAATATATTCGTATCCATCCCGTACACATTGTATTACCTGTCTTCCGACGTTCTCATAGTCCGTATCTATGGTTCCAATGTGCCCCTCCACATCGAAGTATTCCATGCCAACGTATTTCGCGGCACCAATGTACAATGCGCCACCTGCCATGGCCGCAGAACGAATACCATACTTCGTCTCAATTGTAGGTATCTCAGCATGTTGCCCAGCTCCCCGCAAGAGCAGGGCGTTAACAGGAGGTAAATCACGTTCAATTCGATCTTCGTTGAGTTCCAAATCTTTGAATCGGTCGTGTGCTATCTTGCCGAGCTTGTTAACGACCTTTGCAATCTTTTCAGCATCCTCATTCTTGGCCTTTGATTCAAGAATCTTCACCCCGACCTCATGAGGATCCGTATCTGTGATATCCCCAGATAGGGCCTCCCCTCTTAGAACTATGGCGCCTCTGTGCTGAACAGTTGGAACAAAG
This genomic interval from Candidatus Thorarchaeota archaeon contains the following:
- the apgM gene encoding 2,3-bisphosphoglycerate-independent phosphoglycerate mutase, giving the protein VVLDGLPDRPLDELDGGTPLQAADTPCFDRLVAEGQTGLMHVIGPGITPGSDAAHLSLFGYDPLENYPGRGPLEALGAGIESKPGDVAFRSNFATVDSDFKVVDRRAGRQFTEEEHRILKEELDGLEIDDVKVSFVPTVQHRGAIVLRGEALSGDITDTDPHEVGVKILESKAKNEDAEKIAKVVNKLGKIAHDRFKDLELNEDRIERDLPPVNALLLRGAGQHAEIPTIETKYGIRSAAMAGGALYIGAAKYVGMEYFDVEGHIGTIDTDYENVGRQVIQCVRDGYEYIFVHLKATDNAAHDGDIERKILAIEKADSMVEHIVEAVGDQLVLAVTGDHTTPISVRDHTSDPVALLLWSDFIRADSPINYSEFDAAQGALHTILGKDLMPILLGYAGYIKKMGA